From one Rosa rugosa chromosome 4, drRosRugo1.1, whole genome shotgun sequence genomic stretch:
- the LOC133744130 gene encoding uncharacterized protein LOC133744130 isoform X2: MSSSSSPHRSHGGSNNSSSNGEDRPRFFDPKAKSKCWANAAIVPGRHPERWRKDAAGNIVCKRFCNCQGCLCFEYDHILPFSKGGESVAENCQILQTRVNRFKSNKEQVDENQLKGYSCDVKFTDLLVLEECVSFIHSMHSSVVPEG; this comes from the exons atgaGTAGTTCCTCATCACCTCATCGCTCTCATGGTGGCAGTAACAATAGTAGCAGCAACGGCGAAGATAGGCCGCGATTCTTCGACCCAAAAGCAAAGAGCAAGTGCTGGGCAAACGCCGCAATAGTGCCAGGTCGACACCCTGAGCGGTGGCGCAAAGACGCCGCCGGCAACATTGTCTGCAAGCGCTTCTGCAATTGCCAGGGCTGCCTCTGCTTCGAGTACGATCACATACTCCCCTTTTCTAAAG GTGGTGAATCCGTAGCGGAAAACTGTCAGATTCTACAAACAAGAGTGAACAGattcaaatcaaacaaagagCAGGTCGATGAGAATCAATTGAAAGGCTACTCTTGTGATGTCAAGTTTACAG ATCTGCTAGTACTTGAAGAATGTGTTTCCTTCATCCACTCGATGCATTCCTCTGTAGTCCCAGAAGGATAA
- the LOC133744130 gene encoding uncharacterized protein LOC133744130 isoform X1, whose translation MSSSSSPHRSHGGSNNSSSNGEDRPRFFDPKAKSKCWANAAIVPGRHPERWRKDAAGNIVCKRFCNCQGCLCFEYDHILPFSKGGESVAENCQILQTRVNRFKSNKEQVDENQLKGYSCDVKFTDKELDIIEMAVYGDVVRPGNQCRCRTVAEMLGQVKSKDKTAACKLPHSSEAL comes from the exons atgaGTAGTTCCTCATCACCTCATCGCTCTCATGGTGGCAGTAACAATAGTAGCAGCAACGGCGAAGATAGGCCGCGATTCTTCGACCCAAAAGCAAAGAGCAAGTGCTGGGCAAACGCCGCAATAGTGCCAGGTCGACACCCTGAGCGGTGGCGCAAAGACGCCGCCGGCAACATTGTCTGCAAGCGCTTCTGCAATTGCCAGGGCTGCCTCTGCTTCGAGTACGATCACATACTCCCCTTTTCTAAAG GTGGTGAATCCGTAGCGGAAAACTGTCAGATTCTACAAACAAGAGTGAACAGattcaaatcaaacaaagagCAGGTCGATGAGAATCAATTGAAAGGCTACTCTTGTGATGTCAAGTTTACAG ATAAGGAGCTTGACATAATTGAAATGGCTGTTTACGGTGATGTGGTCCGGCCAGGAAACCAGTGCCGATGCAGAACTGTAGCCGAGATGCTTGGCCAGGTCAAGTCAAAAGACAAAACTGCCGCTTGCAAGTTGCCACATAGCAGTGAGGCTCTATAG
- the LOC133742471 gene encoding protein IMPAIRED IN BABA-INDUCED STERILITY 1, producing the protein MGCVSSKQTVSVTPAFDHSGAFRDNVGNSGRSRVGEAVVKKKGGELSGSELGESGRASSNKKKSNGSESLSFRLSNLQRYVEGEQVAAGWPAWLSAVAAEAIQGWVPLRADAFEKLEKIGQGTYSSVFRARDLETGKLVALKKVRFDNFEPESVRFMAREILILRRLDHPNVIKLEGLITSRLSCSIYLVFEYMEHDITGLLSNPDIKFSEAQIKCYMKQLLSGLEHCHSRGVMHRDIKGSNLLVNNEGILKMADFGLANFCDSGHKQPLTSRVVTLWYRPPELLLGSTAYGAYIDLWSVGCAFAELLVGKPVLQGRTEVEQLHKIFKLCGSPPEEYWKKSKLPHATLFKPQQPYDSTLQETFKDLPAATFNLLGTLLSVEPHKRGTASSALASEYFKMKPYACDPSSLPIYPPSKEIDAKNREEAKRKKIGGRIRGGETRKSTRKSHGISKLAPVEDLATQVQDSYKINGTNGRITKQENGVIGRELPKPSASKAEEASHVKNASQGDIPFSGPLEVSTSSGFAWAKRRRDDASRRSHTRSISKGHIFNTVEPSIAVHTRKNFDCKTHENGEYRGRTDSRGHDSYEIVKLAMLNQWGKLERPDSFDASDGYHSQELSRALYQREERVAATKSDLSFPLDDEEDKVEFSGPLLSQPYKVDEFLERHERHIRRATRNSWFYRGKKQGK; encoded by the exons ATGGGCTGCGTCAGCTCGAAGCAGACGGTGTCGGTGACGCCGGCGTTCGACCACTCGGGGGCGTTCAGGGACAATGTCGGCAATTCGGGTCGGAGCCGGGTCGGGGAGGCGGTGGTGAAGAAGAAGGGGGGTGAGTTGAGTGGGAGCGAGTTGGGTGAGTCCGGGAGAGCGAGTTCGAATAAGAAGAAGAGTAATGGTTCCGAGTCGTTGAGTTTTCGGTTGAGTAATTTGCAGAGGTATGTGGAGGGGGAGCAGGTCGCCGCCGGTTGGCCGGCCTGGCTCAGCGCCGTCGCCGCAGAAGCCATTCAGGGCTGGGTCCCACTTCGGGCCGATGCCTTCGAGAAATTAGAGAAG ATTGGACAGGGTACGTATAGTAGTGTGTTCCGAGCGCGTGACCTGGAGACTGGGAAGTTAGTTGCTTTGAAGAAGGTGCGGTTCGACAATTTTGAGCCTGAGAGCGTCAGGTTTATGGCCCGAGAAATCTTGATTCTCAGAAGGCTTGACCATCCAAATGTCATTAAATTGGAGGGTTTAATTACTTCCCGGTTGTCATGTAGCATATACCTTGTGTTTGAGTACATGGAACATGACATTACTGGACTCCTGTCTAACCCCGACATCAAGTTCAGTGAAGCACAG ATTAAATGTTACATGAAGCAGCTGTTATCTGGACTTGAACATTGTCACTCGCGGGGTGTAATGCATCGCGACATAAAAGGATCAAATCTTCTGGTGAACAATGAAGGAATTTTGAAGATGGCTGATTTTGGATTGGCAAACTTCTGTGATTCTGGGCACAAGCAACCCCTTACCAGTCGGGTTGTCACTTTGTGGTATCGTCCTCCTGAACTTTTGCTTGGATCAACTGCCTATGGAGCTTATATCGATCTCTGGAGTGTTGGCTGTGCATTTGCAGAACTCCTGGTTGGGAAACCTGTTCTTCAAGGGCGAACAGAG GTTGAACAATTACACAAGATTTTCAAGCTCTGCGGCTCCCCACCGGAAGAATACTGGAAAAAGTCCAAACTTCCACATGCAACTCTATTTAAACCCCAACAACCTTATGATAGTACTCTGCAGGAGACCTTTAAAGATTTGCCAGCTGCCACTTTTAACCTACTAGGGACTCTTCTTTCTGTAGAACCGCACAAGCGTGGGACTGCCTCCTCTGCTCTTGCATCTGAG TATTTCAAAATGAAGCCTTATGCCTGTGATCCATCAAGCTTGCCAATTTACCCACCTAGCAAAGAGATTGACGCAAAAAATCGGGAGGAGGCAAAGAG GAAAAAGATTGGTGGTAGAATTCGTGGAGGCGAAACAAGAAAGTCAACAAGAAAATCACATGGAATAAGTAAATTGGCACCAGTCGAG GACTTGGCAACCCAAGTGCAAGATTCATATAAAATTAATGGCACTAATGGACGTATTACGAAGCAAGAAAATGGTGTCATAGGCAGGGAGTTGCCAAAGCCATCTGCTTCTAAAGCAGAAGAGGCTTCACATGTAAAGAATGCATCTCAAGGAGACATTCCCTTCTCTGGCCCATTAGAGGTTTCTACATCAAGTGGCTTCGCATGGGCAAAAAGACGACGAGATGATGCTTCTAGAAGATCTCATACTCGATCTATTTCAAAAGGACACATATTTAACACAGTAGAACCTTCAATTGCAGTGCATACAAGGAAGAACTTCGACTGTAAGACGCATGAAAATGGGGAATACAGAGGGCGTACTGACTCTAGAGGGCATGATTCATACGAGATTGTTAAGCTAGCAATGCTGAATCAATGGGGCAAGCTTGAACGTCCAGATTCCTTCGATGCTTCTGATGGGTATCACTCGCAGGAATTATCGAGGGCACTTTATCAGAGAGAGGAAAGGGTAGCTGCTACTAAAAGTGATCTG AGTTTTCCacttgatgatgaagaagacaagGTTGAATTTTCAGGACCCTTGTTATCTCAACCCTATAAAGTTGACGAATTCTTAGAAAGGCATGAGCGCCACATCAGAAGGGCAACGCGGAACTCCTGGTTCTATAGAG GTAAGAAGCAAGGGAAGTAA